A window from Physeter macrocephalus isolate SW-GA chromosome 11, ASM283717v5, whole genome shotgun sequence encodes these proteins:
- the CKB gene encoding creatine kinase B-type encodes MPFSNSHNTLKLRFPAEDEYPDLSGHNNHMAKVLSPELYAELRAKSTPSGFTLDDVIQTGVDNPGHPYIMTVGCVAGDEESYDVFKELFDPIIEDRHGGYKPTDEHKTDLNPDNLQGGDDLDPNYVLSSRVRTGRSIRGFCLPPHCSRGERRAIEKLAVEALSSLDGDLAGRYYALKSMTEAEQQQLIDDHFLFDKPVSPLLLASGMARDWPDARGIWHNDNKTFLVWINEEDHLRVISMQKGGNMKEVFTRFCNGLTQIETLFKSKNYEFMWNPHLGYILTCPSNLGTGLRAGVHIKLPHMGQHEKFPEVLKRLRLQKRGTGGVDTAAVGGIFDVSNADRLGFSEVELVQMVVDGVKLLIEMEQRLEQGQAIDDLVPAQK; translated from the exons ATGCCCTTCTCCAACAGCCACAACACGCTGAAGCTGCGCTTCCCGGCCGAGGACGAGTACCCCGACCTCAGTGGCCACAACAATCACATGGCCAAGGTACTGAGCCCCGAGCTGTACGCCGAGCTGCGCGCTAAGAGCACGCCGAGCGGCTTCACGCTGGACGACGTCATCCAGACCGGCGTGGACAACCCAG GCCACCCCTATATCATGACCGTGGGCTGCGTGGCTGGCGACGAGGAGTCGTATGACGTGTTCAAGGAGCTCTTTGACCCCATCATTGAGGATCGGCACGGCGGCTATAAGCCCACAGACGAGCATAAGACCGACCTCAACCCCGACAACCTGCAG GGCGGCGACGACCTGGACCCCAACTACGTGCTGAGCTCGCGGGTGCGCACGGGCCGCAGCATCCGCGGCTTCTGCCTCCCCCCGCACTGCAGCCGCGGGGAGCGCCGCGCCATCGAGAAGCTCGCCGTCGAAG CCCTGTCGAGCCTGGACGGTGACCTGGCGGGGAGATACTATGCGCTCAAAAGCATGACCGAGGCGGAACAGCAGCAGCTCATCGACGACCACTTCCTTTTCGATAAGCCCGTGTCGCCCCTGCTGCTGGCCTCGGGCATGGCCCGCGACTGGCCGGATGCCCGTGGCATCTG GCACAATGACAATAAGACCTTCCTGGTGTGGATCAACGAGGAGGACCACCTGCGGGTCATCTCCATGCAGAAGGGGGGCAACATGAAGGAGGTGTTCACCCGCTTCTGCAACGGCCTCACCCAG ATTGAAACGCTCTTCAAGTCTAAGAACTACGAATTCATGTGGAACCCTCACCTGGGCTACATCCTCACCTGCCCGTCTAACCTGGGCACGGGGCTGCGGGCAGGGGTGCACATCAAGTTGCCCCACATGGGCCAGCACGAGAAGTTCCCGGAGGTGCTCAAGCGGCTGCGGCTTCAGAAGCGAGGCACAG GCGGTGTGGACACGGCTGCCGTGGGCGGAATCTTTGACGTCTCCAACGCAGACCGCTTGGGCTTCTCGGAGGTGGAGCTGGTGCAGATGGTGGTGGACGGCGTGAAGCTGCTCATCGAGATGGAGCAGCGGCTGGAGCAGGGCCAGGCCATCGATGACCTCGTGCCCGCCCAGAAGTGA
- the TRMT61A gene encoding tRNA (adenine(58)-N(1))-methyltransferase catalytic subunit TRMT61A isoform X1, producing MCRPSGCRSPTSVAGAYPASWPPYMFMPTHLPGPWHLPDSNTMSFVAYEELIKEGDTAILSLGHGAMVAVRVQRGAQTQTRHGVLRHSVDLIGRPFGSKVTCGRGGWVYVLHPTPELWTLNLPHRTQILYSTDIALLTMMLELRPGSVVCESGTGSGSVSHAIIRTIAPTGHLHTVEFHQQRAEKAREEFQEHRVGRWVTVRNQDVCRSGFGVSRVADAVFLDIPSPWEAVGHAWDALKVEGGRFCSFSPCIEQVQRTCQALAACGFSELSTLEVLPQVYNVRTISLPAPDLGASPGPDAGPFRSGMPMKETVGHTGYLTFATKTPG from the exons ATGTGCAGACCCTCCGGGTGTCGGAGCCCGACGAGCGTCGCCG GTGCATATCCTGCCTCCTGGCCCCCTTACATGTTCATGCCGACACACCTCCCAGGTCCCTGGCACCTGCCAGACAGCAACACCATGAGCTTCGTGGCGTATGAGGAGCTGATCAAAGAGGGTGACACAGCCATCCTGTCACTGGGCCATGGTGCGATGGTGGCAGTGCGTGTGCAGCGTGGGGCCCAGACCCAGACCCGGCACGGCGTCCTTCGGCATTCAGTAGACCTCATTGGCCGCCCCTTCGGCTCCAAGGTGACCTGCGGCCGAGGCGGCTGGGTGTATGTGCTGCATCCCACACCTGAGCTCTGGACACTGAACCTGCCACACCGCACCCAGATCCTCTACTCCACCGACATTGCCCTGCTCACCATGATGCTGGAGCTTCGGCCAGGCTCCGTGGTCTGTGAATCGG GCACCGGCAGCGGCTCCGTGTCCCACGCCATCATCCGCACCATCGCACCCACGGGCCACCTGCACACGGTGGAGTTCCACCAGCAGCGGGCGGAGAAGGCTCGGGAGGAGTTCCAGGAGCACCGCGTGGGCCGATGGGTGACCGTGCGCAACCAGGACGTGTGCCGCAGCGGCTTCGGCGTGAGCCGCGTGGCCGACGCTGTCTTCCTGGACATCCCCTCGCCTTGGGAGGCCGTGGGCCATGCCTGGGACGCCCTGAAGGTCGAAG GCGGGCGCTTCTGCTCCTTCTCGCCGTGCATCGAGCAGGTGCAGCGCACGTGCCAGGCGCTGGCGGCCTGCGGCTTCTCGGAGCTGAGCACCCTGGAGGTGTTGCCCCAGGTCTACAACGTGCGCACCATCAGCCTGCCCGCGCCCGACCTGGGGGCCAGTCCGGGCCCCGACGCCGGCCCCTTCCGCAGCGGCATGCCCATGAAGGAGACCGTGGGCCACACCGGCTACCTGACCTTCGCCACCAAGACCCCAGGCTAG
- the TRMT61A gene encoding tRNA (adenine(58)-N(1))-methyltransferase catalytic subunit TRMT61A isoform X2, with the protein MCRPSGCRSPTSVAGPWHLPDSNTMSFVAYEELIKEGDTAILSLGHGAMVAVRVQRGAQTQTRHGVLRHSVDLIGRPFGSKVTCGRGGWVYVLHPTPELWTLNLPHRTQILYSTDIALLTMMLELRPGSVVCESGTGSGSVSHAIIRTIAPTGHLHTVEFHQQRAEKAREEFQEHRVGRWVTVRNQDVCRSGFGVSRVADAVFLDIPSPWEAVGHAWDALKVEGGRFCSFSPCIEQVQRTCQALAACGFSELSTLEVLPQVYNVRTISLPAPDLGASPGPDAGPFRSGMPMKETVGHTGYLTFATKTPG; encoded by the exons ATGTGCAGACCCTCCGGGTGTCGGAGCCCGACGAGCGTCGCCG GTCCCTGGCACCTGCCAGACAGCAACACCATGAGCTTCGTGGCGTATGAGGAGCTGATCAAAGAGGGTGACACAGCCATCCTGTCACTGGGCCATGGTGCGATGGTGGCAGTGCGTGTGCAGCGTGGGGCCCAGACCCAGACCCGGCACGGCGTCCTTCGGCATTCAGTAGACCTCATTGGCCGCCCCTTCGGCTCCAAGGTGACCTGCGGCCGAGGCGGCTGGGTGTATGTGCTGCATCCCACACCTGAGCTCTGGACACTGAACCTGCCACACCGCACCCAGATCCTCTACTCCACCGACATTGCCCTGCTCACCATGATGCTGGAGCTTCGGCCAGGCTCCGTGGTCTGTGAATCGG GCACCGGCAGCGGCTCCGTGTCCCACGCCATCATCCGCACCATCGCACCCACGGGCCACCTGCACACGGTGGAGTTCCACCAGCAGCGGGCGGAGAAGGCTCGGGAGGAGTTCCAGGAGCACCGCGTGGGCCGATGGGTGACCGTGCGCAACCAGGACGTGTGCCGCAGCGGCTTCGGCGTGAGCCGCGTGGCCGACGCTGTCTTCCTGGACATCCCCTCGCCTTGGGAGGCCGTGGGCCATGCCTGGGACGCCCTGAAGGTCGAAG GCGGGCGCTTCTGCTCCTTCTCGCCGTGCATCGAGCAGGTGCAGCGCACGTGCCAGGCGCTGGCGGCCTGCGGCTTCTCGGAGCTGAGCACCCTGGAGGTGTTGCCCCAGGTCTACAACGTGCGCACCATCAGCCTGCCCGCGCCCGACCTGGGGGCCAGTCCGGGCCCCGACGCCGGCCCCTTCCGCAGCGGCATGCCCATGAAGGAGACCGTGGGCCACACCGGCTACCTGACCTTCGCCACCAAGACCCCAGGCTAG
- the TRMT61A gene encoding tRNA (adenine(58)-N(1))-methyltransferase catalytic subunit TRMT61A isoform X3, which translates to MFMPTHLPGPWHLPDSNTMSFVAYEELIKEGDTAILSLGHGAMVAVRVQRGAQTQTRHGVLRHSVDLIGRPFGSKVTCGRGGWVYVLHPTPELWTLNLPHRTQILYSTDIALLTMMLELRPGSVVCESGTGSGSVSHAIIRTIAPTGHLHTVEFHQQRAEKAREEFQEHRVGRWVTVRNQDVCRSGFGVSRVADAVFLDIPSPWEAVGHAWDALKVEGGRFCSFSPCIEQVQRTCQALAACGFSELSTLEVLPQVYNVRTISLPAPDLGASPGPDAGPFRSGMPMKETVGHTGYLTFATKTPG; encoded by the exons ATGTTCATGCCGACACACCTCCCAGGTCCCTGGCACCTGCCAGACAGCAACACCATGAGCTTCGTGGCGTATGAGGAGCTGATCAAAGAGGGTGACACAGCCATCCTGTCACTGGGCCATGGTGCGATGGTGGCAGTGCGTGTGCAGCGTGGGGCCCAGACCCAGACCCGGCACGGCGTCCTTCGGCATTCAGTAGACCTCATTGGCCGCCCCTTCGGCTCCAAGGTGACCTGCGGCCGAGGCGGCTGGGTGTATGTGCTGCATCCCACACCTGAGCTCTGGACACTGAACCTGCCACACCGCACCCAGATCCTCTACTCCACCGACATTGCCCTGCTCACCATGATGCTGGAGCTTCGGCCAGGCTCCGTGGTCTGTGAATCGG GCACCGGCAGCGGCTCCGTGTCCCACGCCATCATCCGCACCATCGCACCCACGGGCCACCTGCACACGGTGGAGTTCCACCAGCAGCGGGCGGAGAAGGCTCGGGAGGAGTTCCAGGAGCACCGCGTGGGCCGATGGGTGACCGTGCGCAACCAGGACGTGTGCCGCAGCGGCTTCGGCGTGAGCCGCGTGGCCGACGCTGTCTTCCTGGACATCCCCTCGCCTTGGGAGGCCGTGGGCCATGCCTGGGACGCCCTGAAGGTCGAAG GCGGGCGCTTCTGCTCCTTCTCGCCGTGCATCGAGCAGGTGCAGCGCACGTGCCAGGCGCTGGCGGCCTGCGGCTTCTCGGAGCTGAGCACCCTGGAGGTGTTGCCCCAGGTCTACAACGTGCGCACCATCAGCCTGCCCGCGCCCGACCTGGGGGCCAGTCCGGGCCCCGACGCCGGCCCCTTCCGCAGCGGCATGCCCATGAAGGAGACCGTGGGCCACACCGGCTACCTGACCTTCGCCACCAAGACCCCAGGCTAG